A genomic stretch from Dyella sp. M7H15-1 includes:
- a CDS encoding TIGR02391 family protein, translated as MTRIPPFNSQHLEAACRVLADTDRGLSGTQIERLLQEIEVADPSPGITKWKRLFNALAGVQNQHQVGNHLIMFINRAMNPVSYARDPGSFAWRRDELNVVLAFSGFYVREDGKVGHADKATTLDAARARAGRLKVALESRSVHAEVLSYCRAELLDENYFHAVFEASKGVAERIRLLSGLTGDGADLVNKAFAGQQPTLALGPLTTDSEKSEQKGFANLLIGLFGAVRNPLAHAPKTNWPMSEQDALDILTLVSLIHRKLDRAQKAPTVSP; from the coding sequence ATGACACGCATCCCGCCGTTCAACTCGCAGCACCTTGAAGCTGCATGCCGAGTTCTTGCCGATACCGATCGGGGCTTGAGCGGTACGCAGATCGAGAGGCTGCTGCAAGAGATAGAGGTAGCTGACCCGTCGCCAGGCATTACTAAATGGAAGCGACTGTTCAATGCATTGGCCGGCGTACAGAACCAACATCAGGTCGGCAATCACCTCATCATGTTCATCAACCGTGCGATGAATCCGGTGAGCTACGCACGAGACCCAGGCTCGTTCGCTTGGCGGCGCGATGAACTCAACGTTGTGTTGGCGTTTTCGGGTTTCTACGTTCGAGAGGATGGCAAGGTCGGACATGCCGATAAGGCAACGACCTTGGATGCGGCGCGTGCGCGTGCGGGTCGGCTGAAGGTGGCACTGGAAAGCCGAAGCGTACATGCAGAAGTTCTGAGCTATTGTCGAGCTGAACTACTGGATGAAAACTATTTTCATGCCGTCTTCGAGGCCAGCAAGGGTGTCGCGGAGCGTATTCGATTGCTCTCCGGCCTCACCGGCGACGGTGCTGACCTGGTGAACAAGGCATTCGCCGGTCAGCAGCCCACTCTGGCCTTGGGGCCACTCACCACTGATTCCGAAAAAAGCGAGCAGAAAGGTTTTGCGAATCTGCTGATCGGCCTGTTCGGTGCCGTGCGTAACCCGCTTGCTCACGCGCCCAAGACGAACTGGCCGATGTCTGAGCAAGATGCGCTCGATATTCTCACGCTCGTCTCCCTAATCCATCGTAAGTTGGACCGCGCACAGAAGGCACCGACTGTATCGCCGTAA
- a CDS encoding AlpA family phage regulatory protein produces the protein MENNPSPLISRGNDATEHANPVSAPLPGSDAYDDIPQFPKHCVLPFRRTIRRQELRQIVPLAETTIYEMERRGEFPRRFNLTPRCVVWDLAEVEAWIEQRKQTRRGSVSKPDVHLRKTRPVRAGSSEG, from the coding sequence ATGGAGAATAACCCGTCACCACTCATTAGCCGAGGCAACGATGCCACGGAGCACGCGAACCCCGTATCCGCCCCGTTGCCCGGTTCTGACGCCTACGACGATATCCCGCAGTTTCCAAAGCACTGTGTTTTGCCCTTCCGCCGCACCATCCGGCGCCAAGAATTGCGGCAAATCGTCCCCTTAGCCGAGACGACGATCTACGAAATGGAACGCCGGGGAGAGTTCCCGCGCCGCTTCAACCTGACACCACGCTGCGTCGTGTGGGACTTGGCCGAAGTGGAAGCCTGGATCGAGCAGCGCAAGCAAACTCGTCGCGGTAGCGTCTCGAAGCCGGATGTCCATCTACGAAAAACTCGCCCTGTCCGGGCGGGTTCGAGTGAGGGATGA
- a CDS encoding DNA-binding protein, whose amino-acid sequence MEYTFTLKYQLADDDSDPGALVERLGEAGCDDALVGIGQPGRLALEFTREAADAGAAVRSALADVRRAVPSAKLIEVAPDLVGLTDVAEIVGVSRQNMRKLMLAHPSSFPAPVHEGSASIWHLADVLTWLQAKGSYALAKDVLDVSRVALQVNVAKEGQRLPRSASKELQALVG is encoded by the coding sequence ATGGAATACACCTTCACCCTGAAGTACCAACTCGCCGACGACGATAGCGACCCGGGAGCGCTGGTTGAGCGCTTGGGCGAAGCTGGCTGCGACGATGCTTTGGTCGGCATCGGGCAGCCGGGGCGCCTGGCGCTGGAGTTCACCCGCGAAGCGGCCGACGCCGGCGCCGCCGTGCGCAGCGCATTGGCGGACGTGCGCCGCGCGGTACCGTCGGCAAAGCTGATCGAGGTGGCGCCGGATTTGGTCGGCCTGACCGACGTGGCCGAGATCGTCGGCGTGTCGCGGCAGAACATGCGCAAGCTGATGCTGGCGCATCCGAGCAGCTTTCCGGCGCCGGTGCATGAGGGCAGCGCGTCGATCTGGCACCTGGCGGACGTGCTGACCTGGTTGCAGGCCAAGGGCAGCTACGCGCTGGCCAAGGACGTGCTCGATGTATCGCGGGTGGCCCTACAGGTCAACGTGGCGAAGGAAGGCCAGCGCTTGCCGCGCTCGGCGTCCAAGGAACTGCAAGCCTTGGTTGGATGA